One Acetobacter oryzoeni genomic window, CAGGCAATACAGGGAGTGCGATGCGGCTTATGGCTTCAGCAATGGCAGAAAAATCTCGGCGTAGTCTTACAGAACTGCTTACAGGCACTTTTGTGTTGGTGGCTATTGGCGGCATGCTGGTGGCTGCCGTGGTGGGCGAAGGCCGCAAGACAGACACAACCGGTTACCAGCTTAATGCTGATTTTACGCACATAGACGGGCTGGATATTGGCTCTGACGTGCGGCTGGCAGGCGTGACAGTCGGGCAGGTGGTGCGTGAAACCGTAGATCCGCACACCTTTAAGGCGCATGTCACCTTCACTGTGCGGTCCGATATTCATCTTTCAGATGATACGGCAGCTATTATCACCAGTGATAGCCTGCTGGGTGGCAAGTATATTGCCCTCTCCCCCGGTGGGGATGACAAAACCCTTAAACCCGGTGAAACAGTTGGGCAGACACAGGGCTCCATCAGTCTGGAGCAGTTGCTCAGCAAGTTTATTTTCTCGGTTACGGATACCCTCACACGTGCCAACAAGGCAGCACCTGCAAATGGTGGTGGCACGGGCGGGAATGATCTGCCCTGAAACAGACATAAAAATCCGTTAATTCAAAATTGAAGCCGGGAAACAAACAGCATGGAAAAGCCACGCTTCTGGCCACAGGATGATGGAGACCCCATAACCTGCCATGAAAAACTGCGTGTTCTGGAAGAAAACTGGCAGGAAGTGCAGGACATTGTGCGCGATGCGTTTGAGGATGCCATGCTGATGGGGGTGAGTGAGCAGTTTATGCGGGCGCGTTTGAAAGATATGGTTGATAGCCTTGCTTCTCCTAAAAACGGAGGGCAGGCAGTATGAGGCGCACAGTACCTAAAGCCGTGGCCTGTGGAGTTGTTCTGGCTGCAATGCCTATGCTGGCGCAGGCTGCCGGTACTGCTCTGGCACCTCCGGCAGTTTACGCACCTGATACGTGGCAAGGTAAAAATACAGCTGTTGTCAGGGTGCTAGACAGGCTGGATGCCCATGTAGAAGTTCTTTCTGTGCCAGTCGGTACAACGGCGCATTATAAAAGTCTGGACATTACGCCCTCACGTTGTCTGCAACGTCCCCCTACACTTTCGCCCGATGCCGCAGCATGGCTAGCTTTACAGGATAAACATCCCAACGGAGCTACTTTTCAAGGCTGGATGCTGGCAGCAGAGCCTGCATTAGGCGTGTTTGAAAGCCCTGTTTACGATGTGCGGATGGTGCGGTGCGAAGGGGCGGATACAGAGCCTATGTTACCCCCATTGCCTAAGCCTGTTGCACCTGCTGCGCCGCCTACATCTGGTTCGGACACAGCCCCAGCACCTACGGGTGATAATTCATCTTCCAACCATGCAGGCAACCCGGATATTCCCGATGCCATACCAGACAAACAAGAAACCGGTGGCGTTTATTAGCGTTGGGTAAGGAACCGTTTCAGTTTTGTGCCGGTTCCGCGCGGCAGGTCTGTAAGATCGGTGGTTGTCGAAGCAGGGGGTGTTCGGCAACGTGTTAAAATATCGTGGTCTGGCTGCAAGTGCCTAGCAGTCTTGTCATCAGGGCCGGCCATCACAACAAGAATTGAGGTGCAAACGTGCTAGGTTCTCTCGGTGCGCAGGATTTCCGTTTCCATCTACCCCCGTTGAATGAAACTGCCTTTCTGCTCGATTTTGACGGTACTCTGGTTGATATTGCTCCCACACCAGAATCTGTTGTGGTGCCAAACGGGCTTCTTGATAGCCTGCGCCGCCTGCGTGAAGCATGTGGAGATGCCCTGGCCGTTGTTTCTGGCCGCCCGATTGATCAGATTGATCATTTTCTGGGCGATGTGCCTTTTGCCGTTGCGGGTGAGCACGGGGTGGCCATTCGGCATCGCCCCGGTGGCCCTATTGAACGCGCAGCATTGCCTACTCTCCCACCTGAATGGCTAGCTCAAGCGCGAGATCTGCTGGCAACACTGCCGGGCACACGCTTAGAGCATAAAGAAGGCGGTTTTGTTCTGCATTACCGTGCCGCACCAGAAGCTGCAGAAACATTGCGTAAGGCAGCGGATGAATGGGTTAAGCAATCTAAAGGCACATTCTTGCTTTTGCCGGCCAAAATGGCGTGGGAAATTCGCCCTGCCGGAATTGATAAGGGCTATGCCGTTTCCCTGTTAATGGAAAGTCCACCCTTTACGGGCAGAAAGCCTGTGTTTGTAGGGGATGACGTAACGGATGAAGATGCCATAGCCGCTGTGCGTAGAATGGGGGGCGTGGGGCTGCGCATTCCATCTGATTTTCCAACACCTTCTATTTTTCGGGCCTGGCTGGCTTCCCTTACAGGCGGGAGCCGATAAGGGATGGGGCGTCTTGTTATTGTTTCCAATCGCGTTCCGGCTGTACGCGACCGTGCTCAACCTGCTGGAGGGTTGGCTGTTGCCCTGCGTGATGCCGTGCAAGGGCAGGAATGCCTTTGGTTTGGGTGGTCCGGCCAACAAATCCCAGATGATGAAGGGGAAGATCGGCGCGTTAGCATAGACACGGTGGAGAATGTAACCTACGCCACCGTAGATCTCACCCAGTCTGAATATAATGGATTTTACGAAGGGTATTCCAACGGAATCCTCTGGCCACTTTGCCATTATCGCGCCGGGTTAATGAATTATAGCCGGCAGGATAGGCATACATATCATGCCGTAAACACCATGTTTGCGCAGAAACTTGCTCCCTTATTGAAATCTGATGATTTGATATGGGTGCATGATTACCATCTATTCCCACTTGGGCTTGCGCTGCGTGAATTAGGCATAAAATGCCGTATCGGCTTTTTCCTGCACATTCCGTTTCCACCATGGAGTTTGATGCGGGCCTTGCCGGGCGCAGAAAAGCTCATGCGGTCTTTGCGTGCCTATGATGTGATGGGTGTGCAGACAGAAGACGATGCCCGGAATGTTAACGAAGGCTTTTCCGCTGTGGGTGTGCCTGCGCAGGCACGGGTATTCCCTATTGGAATAGACCCCGAAAGTTTTCAGAAGCAGGCTTCTTCTGGTTTGGATAACCCGGAGGTGCAGAAGCTTGAAAAAAGCCTGCGCGGTCTGCCGTTGATTATCGGCGTGGACCGTATGGATTATTCCAAGGGGCTGCCAGAGCGTTTTCGGGCGTATGAAACGTTCTTGCGCAAATACCCAGAATATCGCGGGAAGGTTATTTACCTTCAGATCACCCCGGTTTCTCGCGGCAGTGTGCCAGAATACAAGATGCTGCGTGAAGAACTGGATGGTGTGGTTGGCCATATTAACGGCACGTATGGAGATTTTGACTGGGTTCCTATCCGCTACCTCACGCACCCTGTCCCGCGTGAACTGTTGGCGCCGTTTTTCCGCCTTTCTCGCGCAGCGTTGGTAACGCCCTTGCGGGATGGTATGAATCTGGTTGCCAAGGAATATGTCGCGGCTCAGGATGAGGAAGATCCCGGCGTGCTTATTCTCTCCCGTTTTGCTGGTGCTGCGCCAGAAATGGAAGATGCGCTTTTGGTAAACCCGCATGATGCAGATGAAGTGGCGGATGCCTTGCATAAATCACTCAGCATGTCTCTTTCAGAAAGACAGGTGCGGTGGAAACGGCTGAAGCCAGATGTCTGGCGTGTTACGGCTGGCAGTTGGGCGCGTTCTTTTATTACGGCATTGGCAGAGGTGCGGTCTGAATGAGGGGGAGCCACGCATCTCGGCCACTGGCGCTATTTTTGGCAGGTGCAGCATTATTGGCGCTGGGGGTGGTGTGGTACACCCAACATGTTTTGCAAATTATGCCGTGCGAGTTGTGCCTGTGGGAGCGTTGGCCGTGGCGCCTGCTGCTTGGTACAGCCATTGTGGCTGCTATGTTGCCAGATAAAGTGACACGGCAGCTTTTGTGGTTAACAGTGCCTTTTATGGTGGCAGATATCGGGCTTTCTATCTGCCATGTAGGGGTGGAGTGGCAATGGTGGCCAAGCCCACTGCCGGCATGCCATGCGCCGCATATATCTGGGCACACTATGGCGGAGCGTCTGGCATCCATGCCTTTGCTGCCTTCCAAACCCTGTGATGCAGCTACGTATCTGGTGCCGGAGGTTCCGGTTTCCATGGCGGCAATGGGCGGCCTGTATGCTGCTGCCGTGTTATGGATTTTTATGGTCTGGCGTAAAAAGCTGGAACGTGTAACGCGTCGTATTTTCCATTAAATATTACAGTTTAAGTGTTAGGTTTTTATTGTTGCAGGCGTGGTCACTTCGTTGCCGTATTGTAGCGGTTGAAGCACCACGTATAAATCTTATACTGTGTGCCTGAATGAAATGTCAGGATATCTCTATGTCTTTAAGCGGTAATATTAAAAAAATCGATTGGAGCGTATTTGACGCAACATGGTACGCAGAAAAATATGAGGATGTTCTGAAATTTCTGGGTATTGAAGGTGCAGAGGCATTAGAGGCATTTTATAGGGAAAAGGGGCCTGCGCTCCGCCATTCACCCAATCCATATTTTGATGAAGATTGGTATTTGCGGCGTTATCCTGCTGTTGCTGATGCCGTAAGCAAAGGTGAATGGCAATCTGGGTTTGACCATTATTGCCGCACGGGTTCTTCTTCCCATAATCCACACTGGCTTTTTGATCGTGAATTCTATTTCAAACAGCAGCCAGCTCTTCAACCTGCGGTATTGGAAGAAGCCGGATTTCGAAATCTTTATGATCATTACCTAAATGTGGGTGATGAGCAGTTTTTGACGGGGTCATGGTTTTTTAACCCAACAGCGTATCTCAAAAGCGGCCATGCACGTATTGAAGGCTTGGGTGCTTTTGCACAATGCGTACGTAATCTGGAACCTGAGCAGGGATATGGGCACCGTTTGTCCTGGTATTTTGACCCTGAATGGTATCTGGAAACCTATCCACATGTCAGGAAGGAACTGGATTCAGGGCGTTGGCTTTCTGCCCTGCACCATTATTTGTCTAATTCCGCACCAACAGATTACAATCCGAACGCGTACTTTTCGGAAGAGTTTTATGGCAGCGTTAACCATGATGTAAGTGGTGCGGTTGAAAGCGGAAACTTCCGTAATTTTTATGAACATTTTTTACGTTATGGTGTGCATGAACTGCGTAAACCAAGCGCCAATGTTGATTTGGAAGGCTACTATCGTAATGCGGTTGTGCAAAAGGAAGTTACCCGTGGTGATTTCCCAGATGCATTCGCGCATTATATTGCCCATAACGGCAGGTTAGAAGATGATGTGGCAGGGCTGAAGGAAAGCGAAGCTCTTTCCAAAAAGCTTTATCATGAAATGTGTCAAATTCGGTTGCCTGTTCTGTTGAATCAGACATTGGATTTCACATACGATGTGCCAGATTTAAGCGTTATTATTGTAGCGCATAACCTGTTTGCCATGACCATGAGCGCATTGGCCTCGTTACGTGCCAACTATAATGGCCAAATGCAGGTTATTGTGGTGGACTCTGGTTCTACAGATGGTGTGCGCCATATTGAACGTTATGTGCGTGGTTTGGATGTTGTACGTTTTCCAGGCAATGTTGGTTTCTTGTTGGGTTGCAATGCCGCATTGGAAAAAGTGCGTGGTCCATTCATGCTTTATCTGAATAACGATACAGAGTTGATGCCAGAAGCCATTGGCAATGCCTTGGCACGGCTACGCTACAAAATGAAAATAGGGGCCGTTGGTGGCAAACTTGTGCGCACCAATGGCTTGTTGCAGGAAGCAGGGAGTATTGTCTGGCGCGATGGTTCTGTGTGCGGTTATCTGCGTGACCAGCGGCCGGATGTGCCAGAAGCTAACTTTGTAAGATCCGTAGATTATTGCGCCGGTGCATTTTTGATGGTGCGTACATCTTTGCTGCGCCAACTAGGTGGCTTTGATACGGATTATGCCCCAGCGTATTTTGAAGAAACAGATCTGTGCCTGCGTATTCATGAAGCTGGGTTTGATGTTGTGTACGACCCTTCGGTGGTTGTGGTGCATTATGAATACGGTACATCCAGTTTTATGAGCGGTGCTTCCATGATAGCGCGCAATCAGGATGTATTTCGCCGTAAGCATACAGCATATTTGCGCCAGAAAAGCCTGAACAACCCAAGAATGCTGATAAAGGCCCGTTTCAGCAGGCAGGATCAGAAACGCATTTTATTTATTGAAGACAGATTACCCTATCGGTTTTTGGGGTCAGGCTTTACGCGTTCAAATGATATTGTGCGCAGCATGATTGCTGCAGGATGCCAGGTAACGGTGTATCCGGTGTTTAGACCCACAGAATCTCAGGAAGATATCTGCATGGCTTTTCCCGATCAGACAGAGGTGATCTGGGATAGGGAGCTGCCAGAACTGGAAGATTTTATTAAATCCCGCGCCGGATATTACGATGCTATCTGGATTGCACGCACGCATAATGCAGACCGTCTGGCCCCAGTGCTGATGGATTGTGCTGATGCCCTAACAGGCACAATGGTGATTATTGATACTGAAGCCGTATCGGCCCCGCGTGAGTACCGTAAAATGGAATTACGGGGGCAAACGCCAGAAAACACAGTAGATGATCTTCTGAAGCACGAATTCAGACATCTGTTCATGGCTGAAAAAATTATTGCAGTGAACAGCAAGGATTCAAAAATCCTTAATGCGCATGGTTTTTCGAATGTTCATGTTCTTGGGCATTTGCAAAATGCTTCAACATGGTCTCCCGGATGGGAAGAGCGTCGGAATATTCTTTTTCTGGGGGCTATGCACGATCAGGATTCACCTAATGTAGATTCTCTTGCCTGGTTTAGCGGAGAAGTGTTGCCATTGCTGGATGATCGTTTGCCAGAGGATGTTAAGTTTACAGTTTGTGGCTATGTAAACCCGCGTGTTGATCTTACGCCGCTTCTTAACAATCCACGCGTTGTGGTGACGGGGCGGGTAGAGGATGTAACCCCTGTTTACAATAGCCACCGAGTATTTGTGGCACCAACCCGATATGCGGCGGGCATTCCCTACAAACTGCACGAAGCCGCAGCACATGGTATTCCTATTGTAGCAACGGATATCTTGTGTGAGCAGGTTGGATGGGTGCCGGGTGAAGATATGCTGTGCGCCAGTATCTCAGACGCACAGGGTTTTGCAGATGCCATTGTCCGACTGTATGAAGACAAGCAGATGTGGGAAAAAGTGCATGTGCGTGAACTCAAGCGGATTTCTACAGAGAACACGCAAGAGAATTATGTAAAAGCAATAAAGGAAATTTTAGAAATTTCCTGAATGATATCTGCACGTCAGATGAGGTGAGTCGGATCTTCCATTTTCAGAATCTGACGTGCCAGACTATGCAGCCGTGCGCTGGCACGTGCCCCTAATGTGCTGATGTCCTGATAGGAAAACCAGCGTGCTTCCAAGGCATCATCACCAGCCTGTACCGGGTTCTGGGTGTGTTCGTGCTCCTCACATCTTACGGCAAGAATGATGTAATGGAACGCCAGTTTTCCATCGGTATCATAATGCAAGCTGTCAAATGCATCTATTACAGAAGTTGCTTTTGCAGGTAAGGATGTTTCTTCTAATAATTCACGTTCTGCGGCATGGAAAATTGTTTCTCCCGGTTCAATCCGTCCTCCCGGGAAACCCCATAACCCGGCATCTGGTGCATTGGCGCGCCGAACAAGCAAAAAATTATTCTGCCTGCGTACAATAGCAAGAACACCGGAGCGGGGGAGACAGGAATGGCATGATGTTTTCATGATCGGGAAGTGTAGAAGGTCATGAATGCTGGTCAACCCTTATCTGCGTAAAAGGGATTGGGCTGTTTTTTCCCTTTGCCCCAATGCAGAAAATGCGTGTTAAATACAGCCATAACCGTGTGGATGTTGCGCACGGAAAATACAAACCAGCTATCAAGGAGCGCATCTTATGTCGGCAGATACAATTGCCATTCCGGGTATAGCCAAACCTGCTTCTCGCATTGCGCTAGGTACGTGGGCCATTGGTGGTTCCATGTGGGGCGGTGCAGATGATGCAAACGCCAGTAAGACGATAGATGAAGCTCTGGAGCTTGGTATCAATATGATTGATACAGCACCAGTCTATGGATTTGGGCATTCTGAAGAAGTTATTGGTAAAGCTTTGGAGGGCCGACGTGGCCGCGTTATTCTGGCCACCAAGGTTGGCCTGAACTGGCAGGACGGCAAGGTTTTCAGGGATAGTCGGCCAGCACGGATTGAAGAAGAAGTTGAAAAATCTTTAAGCCGTTTGCGCACAGATTATATTGAT contains:
- the mlaD gene encoding outer membrane lipid asymmetry maintenance protein MlaD; the encoded protein is MRLMASAMAEKSRRSLTELLTGTFVLVAIGGMLVAAVVGEGRKTDTTGYQLNADFTHIDGLDIGSDVRLAGVTVGQVVRETVDPHTFKAHVTFTVRSDIHLSDDTAAIITSDSLLGGKYIALSPGGDDKTLKPGETVGQTQGSISLEQLLSKFIFSVTDTLTRANKAAPANGGGTGGNDLP
- a CDS encoding DUF2155 domain-containing protein, whose translation is MRRTVPKAVACGVVLAAMPMLAQAAGTALAPPAVYAPDTWQGKNTAVVRVLDRLDAHVEVLSVPVGTTAHYKSLDITPSRCLQRPPTLSPDAAAWLALQDKHPNGATFQGWMLAAEPALGVFESPVYDVRMVRCEGADTEPMLPPLPKPVAPAAPPTSGSDTAPAPTGDNSSSNHAGNPDIPDAIPDKQETGGVY
- the otsB gene encoding trehalose-phosphatase; this translates as MLGSLGAQDFRFHLPPLNETAFLLDFDGTLVDIAPTPESVVVPNGLLDSLRRLREACGDALAVVSGRPIDQIDHFLGDVPFAVAGEHGVAIRHRPGGPIERAALPTLPPEWLAQARDLLATLPGTRLEHKEGGFVLHYRAAPEAAETLRKAADEWVKQSKGTFLLLPAKMAWEIRPAGIDKGYAVSLLMESPPFTGRKPVFVGDDVTDEDAIAAVRRMGGVGLRIPSDFPTPSIFRAWLASLTGGSR
- a CDS encoding alpha,alpha-trehalose-phosphate synthase (UDP-forming), which encodes MGRLVIVSNRVPAVRDRAQPAGGLAVALRDAVQGQECLWFGWSGQQIPDDEGEDRRVSIDTVENVTYATVDLTQSEYNGFYEGYSNGILWPLCHYRAGLMNYSRQDRHTYHAVNTMFAQKLAPLLKSDDLIWVHDYHLFPLGLALRELGIKCRIGFFLHIPFPPWSLMRALPGAEKLMRSLRAYDVMGVQTEDDARNVNEGFSAVGVPAQARVFPIGIDPESFQKQASSGLDNPEVQKLEKSLRGLPLIIGVDRMDYSKGLPERFRAYETFLRKYPEYRGKVIYLQITPVSRGSVPEYKMLREELDGVVGHINGTYGDFDWVPIRYLTHPVPRELLAPFFRLSRAALVTPLRDGMNLVAKEYVAAQDEEDPGVLILSRFAGAAPEMEDALLVNPHDADEVADALHKSLSMSLSERQVRWKRLKPDVWRVTAGSWARSFITALAEVRSE
- a CDS encoding disulfide bond formation protein B yields the protein MRGSHASRPLALFLAGAALLALGVVWYTQHVLQIMPCELCLWERWPWRLLLGTAIVAAMLPDKVTRQLLWLTVPFMVADIGLSICHVGVEWQWWPSPLPACHAPHISGHTMAERLASMPLLPSKPCDAATYLVPEVPVSMAAMGGLYAAAVLWIFMVWRKKLERVTRRIFH
- a CDS encoding glycosyltransferase → MKCQDISMSLSGNIKKIDWSVFDATWYAEKYEDVLKFLGIEGAEALEAFYREKGPALRHSPNPYFDEDWYLRRYPAVADAVSKGEWQSGFDHYCRTGSSSHNPHWLFDREFYFKQQPALQPAVLEEAGFRNLYDHYLNVGDEQFLTGSWFFNPTAYLKSGHARIEGLGAFAQCVRNLEPEQGYGHRLSWYFDPEWYLETYPHVRKELDSGRWLSALHHYLSNSAPTDYNPNAYFSEEFYGSVNHDVSGAVESGNFRNFYEHFLRYGVHELRKPSANVDLEGYYRNAVVQKEVTRGDFPDAFAHYIAHNGRLEDDVAGLKESEALSKKLYHEMCQIRLPVLLNQTLDFTYDVPDLSVIIVAHNLFAMTMSALASLRANYNGQMQVIVVDSGSTDGVRHIERYVRGLDVVRFPGNVGFLLGCNAALEKVRGPFMLYLNNDTELMPEAIGNALARLRYKMKIGAVGGKLVRTNGLLQEAGSIVWRDGSVCGYLRDQRPDVPEANFVRSVDYCAGAFLMVRTSLLRQLGGFDTDYAPAYFEETDLCLRIHEAGFDVVYDPSVVVVHYEYGTSSFMSGASMIARNQDVFRRKHTAYLRQKSLNNPRMLIKARFSRQDQKRILFIEDRLPYRFLGSGFTRSNDIVRSMIAAGCQVTVYPVFRPTESQEDICMAFPDQTEVIWDRELPELEDFIKSRAGYYDAIWIARTHNADRLAPVLMDCADALTGTMVIIDTEAVSAPREYRKMELRGQTPENTVDDLLKHEFRHLFMAEKIIAVNSKDSKILNAHGFSNVHVLGHLQNASTWSPGWEERRNILFLGAMHDQDSPNVDSLAWFSGEVLPLLDDRLPEDVKFTVCGYVNPRVDLTPLLNNPRVVVTGRVEDVTPVYNSHRVFVAPTRYAAGIPYKLHEAAAHGIPIVATDILCEQVGWVPGEDMLCASISDAQGFADAIVRLYEDKQMWEKVHVRELKRISTENTQENYVKAIKEILEIS
- a CDS encoding NUDIX hydrolase, translated to MTSIHDLLHFPIMKTSCHSCLPRSGVLAIVRRQNNFLLVRRANAPDAGLWGFPGGRIEPGETIFHAAERELLEETSLPAKATSVIDAFDSLHYDTDGKLAFHYIILAVRCEEHEHTQNPVQAGDDALEARWFSYQDISTLGARASARLHSLARQILKMEDPTHLI